In bacterium, the following proteins share a genomic window:
- a CDS encoding ATP-binding protein yields the protein MRELLHQMIVDSLGMKLQPSTRRDVVLPRVENKAHAIIGMRRSGKTTFLMQCLSERLAAGVPREALLYLNFEDERLTGLQSNDLQWILEDYYRLLPQWRDQRTVTFFLDEIQLVGGWERFVRRLMDTERIGVFLSGSSSRLLSQELASSMRGRALQTVVLPFSFREALRHQGMEPSRKWKRLTKAERSVIDAHLHAYLKEGGFPEAQGLETRDRRLLLRSYVDVAVLRDVLERHGISNPTSLRWLQRQLLSSPAGTFSIQKHYDTLRSQGIAVAKDTVHAYLEYLEDAFLVRIVSMHTGSERQRMVNPRKAYPIDPGLIEVYERTPVPNTGHALETVIMLELERRGCEIGYIRTKEGYEVDFHASFPDGTFALIQVASSIAETSTYDREVRALESAARLHPHATPLLITLDTIPPNPSLPPDIQWRCAADWLLNSSF from the coding sequence ATGCGCGAACTTCTGCATCAGATGATTGTTGATTCTCTGGGGATGAAGCTGCAGCCTTCCACGAGAAGAGATGTGGTGCTTCCCAGGGTGGAAAACAAAGCTCATGCGATCATAGGGATGCGTCGCAGTGGCAAGACAACCTTCCTCATGCAATGTCTTTCCGAACGACTTGCTGCAGGTGTGCCGAGGGAGGCTCTGTTGTATCTGAATTTCGAGGATGAACGACTGACGGGACTTCAATCAAATGACCTGCAATGGATTTTGGAGGACTATTACCGTCTGCTTCCGCAGTGGCGTGATCAGAGAACGGTCACCTTTTTCCTGGATGAGATTCAACTCGTCGGCGGGTGGGAGCGTTTTGTCCGCCGCCTGATGGATACAGAGCGCATCGGCGTTTTCCTCTCAGGCTCCTCATCCCGCCTCCTCAGTCAGGAACTGGCGAGCAGTATGCGCGGCAGAGCGCTTCAGACGGTAGTTCTTCCCTTCAGCTTCCGTGAAGCACTCAGGCATCAGGGAATGGAGCCCTCCCGAAAATGGAAACGGCTGACTAAGGCCGAACGCTCTGTAATCGACGCTCACCTGCATGCATATCTGAAAGAAGGGGGTTTCCCGGAGGCGCAGGGACTTGAAACACGAGACCGGCGCCTTCTTCTGCGCAGCTATGTCGATGTTGCCGTTCTGCGCGACGTGCTTGAGCGGCACGGGATATCAAATCCAACCTCGCTGCGATGGCTGCAGCGTCAGCTCCTATCATCCCCTGCCGGCACGTTCAGCATACAGAAACACTATGACACGCTTCGCTCGCAGGGCATTGCCGTTGCGAAAGATACTGTGCATGCCTATCTCGAGTATCTGGAAGACGCCTTTCTCGTGCGGATTGTGTCGATGCATACGGGGTCAGAACGACAACGCATGGTCAATCCCCGGAAAGCGTATCCTATCGATCCGGGTCTCATCGAAGTCTACGAACGTACCCCTGTTCCGAATACAGGGCACGCATTGGAGACCGTCATCATGCTCGAACTCGAACGTCGCGGGTGCGAAATCGGCTACATCCGCACAAAGGAGGGATATGAGGTTGATTTCCATGCCTCTTTCCCGGATGGCACCTTTGCACTCATTCAGGTCGCGAGCAGTATCGCAGAGACATCAACGTATGATCGGGAAGTACGTGCACTTGAAAGCGCTGCCCGACTCCATCCCCATGCCACCCCGCTTCTCATCACACTCGATACCATCCCACCAAACCCGTCACTTCCCCCGGACATTCAATGGCGCTGCGCGGCGGATTGGCTCCTCAATTCGTCCTTTTAA
- a CDS encoding TlpA family protein disulfide reductase translates to MTSRKHVSIVPFFHLFIAALILMGNASAQIRVSVDGHAAAQRKMPAVGDTVRGIYIGSWVANAPESGEAFHGKPVLLEFWATWCKPCMHAVPHLNELQKEFGDRVQFVAISQERASTAAKTLKKHPMRAAVGVDTEQGTTHKVFGVHVIPRTFVLSADRVVLWTGHPTRLTAEKLQSLLE, encoded by the coding sequence ATGACATCTCGGAAACATGTTTCCATCGTTCCATTTTTCCATCTTTTCATCGCAGCACTGATACTGATGGGGAATGCGTCGGCGCAGATTCGCGTGTCGGTGGATGGCCACGCAGCAGCGCAGCGAAAGATGCCGGCGGTGGGAGATACGGTACGTGGTATCTATATCGGGTCGTGGGTGGCGAACGCACCGGAGAGCGGTGAGGCATTTCACGGGAAGCCCGTGCTCCTGGAATTCTGGGCAACCTGGTGCAAGCCCTGCATGCACGCCGTTCCGCATCTCAACGAACTCCAGAAGGAATTCGGGGATCGGGTGCAGTTCGTCGCCATCTCCCAGGAGCGCGCAAGTACTGCAGCGAAGACCCTCAAGAAGCATCCCATGCGTGCCGCCGTGGGCGTTGATACCGAGCAGGGCACGACGCACAAGGTCTTCGGGGTGCATGTGATTCCGCGCACCTTCGTACTCAGCGCCGACCGCGTGGTACTGTGGACCGGACATCCAACCCGCCTGACGGCGGAAAAACTGCAAAGTCTGTTGGAGTAG
- the ettA gene encoding energy-dependent translational throttle protein EttA: MDNKIIFSMVRVSKIHKPNRTVLKDISLSFFYGAKIGVLGLNGAGKSTLLRIIAGLDDDILGEVTANKDISFGLLPQEPQLDPESTVRDIVEEGVQETVDLLRQYEEVSAAFTEPDADYDALLDKQGKLQERIEQLDAWDLDSRLEMAMDALRCPPPETQISVLSGGELRRVALCRLLLMKPDVLLLDEPTNHLDAESVAWLEQHLARYEGTVIAVTHDRYFLDNVAGWILELDRGEGIPFKGNYSAWLEQKQARLATEEKQESKRQRALAEELEWVRMNPKGRHAKSKARISAYEKLLDEEHERAREEIEIFIPTGHRLGDIVVEAEGLTKAYGDKILFENLNFSLPPGGIVGVIGPNGAGKTTLFRMITGQEEADNGSINIGKTVQLGYVDQKRPLDPGKTIWEEISGGEETMKLGDREVNSRTYVARFNFSGSDQQKQTDMLSGGERNRVHLAKTLREGANVLLLDEPTNDLDINTLRALEIALQNFAGCAVVVSHDRWFLDRIATHILAFEGDSQVVWFDGNYKLYEQHRKERLGIDADQPHRIKYQRLTRE, from the coding sequence CGGACTCAATGGCGCCGGGAAGTCGACCCTGCTGCGCATCATTGCCGGACTCGATGACGACATCCTCGGTGAGGTCACCGCGAACAAGGATATCAGCTTTGGTCTGCTGCCGCAGGAACCGCAGCTGGATCCCGAAAGCACGGTGCGCGACATCGTCGAAGAGGGGGTGCAGGAAACGGTGGACCTGCTGAGGCAGTACGAAGAGGTCAGCGCTGCCTTCACGGAACCTGATGCGGACTATGACGCACTGCTCGACAAGCAGGGGAAACTGCAGGAACGCATCGAACAGCTCGACGCATGGGATCTCGACAGCCGCCTGGAAATGGCCATGGATGCCCTGCGCTGTCCCCCGCCCGAAACGCAGATCAGCGTTCTCTCCGGTGGAGAATTGCGTCGCGTGGCGCTCTGCCGTCTGCTGCTGATGAAGCCGGATGTACTTCTTCTCGATGAACCAACGAACCATCTCGATGCGGAATCCGTCGCATGGCTCGAACAGCATCTCGCTCGCTATGAAGGTACCGTCATCGCCGTGACCCATGACAGGTATTTCCTGGACAATGTTGCCGGATGGATTCTTGAGCTCGATCGCGGCGAGGGCATTCCTTTCAAGGGCAATTATTCGGCGTGGCTCGAGCAGAAGCAGGCGCGTCTCGCCACCGAGGAGAAGCAGGAGAGCAAACGGCAGCGCGCGCTGGCCGAGGAACTCGAATGGGTGCGGATGAATCCGAAGGGACGCCACGCGAAAAGCAAGGCACGTATTTCTGCGTACGAGAAGCTGCTGGACGAGGAGCATGAGCGTGCGCGTGAGGAAATTGAAATTTTCATTCCCACCGGACACCGGCTGGGTGATATTGTCGTGGAAGCAGAGGGACTCACCAAGGCATACGGCGATAAAATTCTTTTTGAAAACCTGAATTTTTCACTTCCCCCGGGTGGGATAGTCGGAGTTATCGGTCCCAATGGCGCCGGAAAAACCACGCTGTTCCGCATGATCACCGGACAGGAGGAAGCGGACAACGGCTCGATCAACATTGGGAAAACCGTGCAGCTCGGATACGTCGATCAGAAGCGTCCCCTCGATCCCGGCAAAACAATCTGGGAAGAAATTTCCGGCGGGGAAGAGACCATGAAGCTGGGCGACAGGGAAGTGAATTCCCGTACCTATGTCGCCCGTTTCAACTTCAGCGGCTCCGATCAGCAGAAGCAGACAGACATGCTTTCGGGTGGTGAGCGCAACCGCGTTCATCTCGCCAAAACGCTGCGCGAAGGCGCCAACGTTCTTCTCCTCGATGAGCCGACCAACGATCTCGACATCAATACGCTGCGCGCCCTTGAAATCGCCCTGCAGAACTTTGCGGGCTGCGCCGTGGTCGTATCCCATGATCGCTGGTTCCTCGATCGCATCGCCACGCATATCCTCGCCTTCGAAGGCGACAGTCAGGTCGTCTGGTTCGATGGCAACTACAAGCTCTACGAACAGCACCGCAAGGAGCGTCTCGGCATCGATGCCGACCAGCCCCATCGCATCAAATACCAACGCCTCACGCGGGAGTAG